Proteins found in one Sorghum bicolor cultivar BTx623 chromosome 1, Sorghum_bicolor_NCBIv3, whole genome shotgun sequence genomic segment:
- the LOC8063302 gene encoding alanine aminotransferase 2 isoform X2 — MPPCALTVDSLNPKVLALADHLGGDAIARRAQCIQNEIETKPGSHPFDEIIYCSLSNPQSMGQQPNKFFREVLALCDYPHLLEQSETNSLFSSDAIARAREILDLFPGRATGGYSHCQGIEGLRNIIAAGIASRDNFPCDAEDIFLTDGAAPPVHMMMHLLIRDQKDGILCPIPSHSLYTSYMVLQGATLVPYYLDESRGWGVSISDLKKQLDGARSMGVVVRGLVVINPGNPTGHVLMEENQCEIVDFCRNEDLVLLADEVYQENVYTDEKKFHSFKKIARSMGYGEGDISLVSFHSISNGYYGECGRRGGYMEVTGFNCEVKKQVYKVASLSSCSNITGQILMSLVMNPPQVGDESYTSYQAERDSILSSFARCAEAMVCTFNRLEGVTCSKAEGAMFVFPSVRLPKKAIAAAEECNTQPDAFYAVRLLETTGIVVVPGSVFGQMHSPATGREVTTNHLPFYGIS; from the exons ATGCCTCCTTGCGCTCTCACCGTCGACTCCCTAAATCCAAAG GTGCTGGCGCTCGCGGATCACCTCGGCGGCGACGCCATTGCCCGCCGCGCGCAG tgcatccaaaatgagaTAGAAACAAAACCGGGGTCACACCCTTTCGACGAG ATAATCTATTGCAGCCTCAGCAATCCACAATCCATGGGACAGCAGCCAAACAAGTTCTTCCGAGAG GTTCTTGCCTTGTGCGACTATCCCCATCTTCTAGAACAGAGTGAAACCAATTCCTTGTTCAG CTCCGATGCAATAGCAAGGGCACGGGAGATTCTAGACCTCTTTCCTGGGAGAGCAACAGGAGGATATAGTCACTGTCAG GGTATTGAAGGTTTGCGCAATATAATCGCTGCTGGAATTGCCTCTCGAGATAATTTCCCATGTGATGCAGAGGACATTTTCCTGACAGATGGAGCAGCTCCACCG GTTCACATGATGATGCACCTACTGATACGGGATCAAAAAGATGGTATCCTCTGCCCAATTCCATCACATTCCTTGTACACAAGTTATATGGTTCTCCAGGGCGCTACTCTT GTGCCATATTACCTTGACGAATCCAGAGGCTGGGGAGTGAGCATATCAGATCTGAAGAAGCAGCTGGATGGTGCCCGATCAATGGGTGTCGTTGTGAGGGGACTTGTGGTTATAAATCCAGGCAACCCTACTGGACAT GTACTTATGGAGGAAAATCAGTGTGAAATTGTGGATTTCTGTAGGAATGAAGACCTTGTTCTTCTAGCAGATGAG GTTTATCAAGAAAATGTTTACACAGATGAAAAGAAATTTCACTCTTTCAAGAAAATAGCACGGTCCATGGGGTACGGCGAAGGAGACATATCTTTAGTGTCCTTCCATTCGATTTCTAATG GATATTATGGAGAATGTGGGAGAAGGGGAGGCTACATGGAAGTCACAGGCTTTAATTGTGAAGTAAAGAAACAAGTGTACAAAGTTGCATCCCTAAGCTCATGCTCCAACATCACTGGCCAGATCCTCATGAGCCTAGTCATGAACCCACCACAG GTTGGAGATGAGTCATACACCTCTTATCAGGCAGAAAGAGATAGCATCCTGTCATCTTTTGCTCGCTGTGCAGAG GCCATGGTGTGCACATTTAACCGTCTGGAAGGGGTTACTTGTAGCAAGGCTGAAGGAGCAATGTTTGTATTCCCTTCAGTTCGTCTGCCAAAGAAGGCAATTGCAGCTGCTGAGGAATGTAACACACAGCCAGATGCATTCTATGCTGTCCGCCTTCTTGAAACCACAGGGATCGTTGTTGTGCCTGGTTCTGTTTTTGGACAA ATGCACAGTCCTGCCACAGGAAGAGAAGTTACCACTAATCATCTCCCGTTTTATGGCATTTCATGA
- the LOC8063302 gene encoding alanine aminotransferase 2 isoform X4 encodes MGQQPNKFFREVLALCDYPHLLEQSETNSLFSSDAIARAREILDLFPGRATGGYSHCQGIEGLRNIIAAGIASRDNFPCDAEDIFLTDGAAPPVHMMMHLLIRDQKDGILCPIPSHSLYTSYMVLQGATLVPYYLDESRGWGVSISDLKKQLDGARSMGVVVRGLVVINPGNPTGHVLMEENQCEIVDFCRNEDLVLLADEVYQENVYTDEKKFHSFKKIARSMGYGEGDISLVSFHSISNGYYGECGRRGGYMEVTGFNCEVKKQVYKVASLSSCSNITGQILMSLVMNPPQVGDESYTSYQAERDSILSSFARCAEAMVCTFNRLEGVTCSKAEGAMFVFPSVRLPKKAIAAAEECNTQPDAFYAVRLLETTGIVVVPGSVFGQIHGTWHFRCTVLPQEEKLPLIISRFMAFHEVFMEEFRD; translated from the exons ATGGGACAGCAGCCAAACAAGTTCTTCCGAGAG GTTCTTGCCTTGTGCGACTATCCCCATCTTCTAGAACAGAGTGAAACCAATTCCTTGTTCAG CTCCGATGCAATAGCAAGGGCACGGGAGATTCTAGACCTCTTTCCTGGGAGAGCAACAGGAGGATATAGTCACTGTCAG GGTATTGAAGGTTTGCGCAATATAATCGCTGCTGGAATTGCCTCTCGAGATAATTTCCCATGTGATGCAGAGGACATTTTCCTGACAGATGGAGCAGCTCCACCG GTTCACATGATGATGCACCTACTGATACGGGATCAAAAAGATGGTATCCTCTGCCCAATTCCATCACATTCCTTGTACACAAGTTATATGGTTCTCCAGGGCGCTACTCTT GTGCCATATTACCTTGACGAATCCAGAGGCTGGGGAGTGAGCATATCAGATCTGAAGAAGCAGCTGGATGGTGCCCGATCAATGGGTGTCGTTGTGAGGGGACTTGTGGTTATAAATCCAGGCAACCCTACTGGACAT GTACTTATGGAGGAAAATCAGTGTGAAATTGTGGATTTCTGTAGGAATGAAGACCTTGTTCTTCTAGCAGATGAG GTTTATCAAGAAAATGTTTACACAGATGAAAAGAAATTTCACTCTTTCAAGAAAATAGCACGGTCCATGGGGTACGGCGAAGGAGACATATCTTTAGTGTCCTTCCATTCGATTTCTAATG GATATTATGGAGAATGTGGGAGAAGGGGAGGCTACATGGAAGTCACAGGCTTTAATTGTGAAGTAAAGAAACAAGTGTACAAAGTTGCATCCCTAAGCTCATGCTCCAACATCACTGGCCAGATCCTCATGAGCCTAGTCATGAACCCACCACAG GTTGGAGATGAGTCATACACCTCTTATCAGGCAGAAAGAGATAGCATCCTGTCATCTTTTGCTCGCTGTGCAGAG GCCATGGTGTGCACATTTAACCGTCTGGAAGGGGTTACTTGTAGCAAGGCTGAAGGAGCAATGTTTGTATTCCCTTCAGTTCGTCTGCCAAAGAAGGCAATTGCAGCTGCTGAGGAATGTAACACACAGCCAGATGCATTCTATGCTGTCCGCCTTCTTGAAACCACAGGGATCGTTGTTGTGCCTGGTTCTGTTTTTGGACAA ATACATGGCACATGGCATTTCAGATGCACAGTCCTGCCACAGGAAGAGAAGTTACCACTAATCATCTCCCGTTTTATGGCATTTCATGAAGTGTTCATGGAAGAATTTCGCGACTAA
- the LOC8063302 gene encoding alanine aminotransferase 2 isoform X3, which translates to MPPCALTVDSLNPKVLALADHLGGDAIARRAQCIQNEIETKPGSHPFDEIIYCSLSNPQSMGQQPNKFFREVLALCDYPHLLEQSETNSLFSSDAIARAREILDLFPGRATGGYSHCQVHMMMHLLIRDQKDGILCPIPSHSLYTSYMVLQGATLVPYYLDESRGWGVSISDLKKQLDGARSMGVVVRGLVVINPGNPTGHVLMEENQCEIVDFCRNEDLVLLADEVYQENVYTDEKKFHSFKKIARSMGYGEGDISLVSFHSISNGYYGECGRRGGYMEVTGFNCEVKKQVYKVASLSSCSNITGQILMSLVMNPPQVGDESYTSYQAERDSILSSFARCAEAMVCTFNRLEGVTCSKAEGAMFVFPSVRLPKKAIAAAEECNTQPDAFYAVRLLETTGIVVVPGSVFGQIHGTWHFRCTVLPQEEKLPLIISRFMAFHEVFMEEFRD; encoded by the exons ATGCCTCCTTGCGCTCTCACCGTCGACTCCCTAAATCCAAAG GTGCTGGCGCTCGCGGATCACCTCGGCGGCGACGCCATTGCCCGCCGCGCGCAG tgcatccaaaatgagaTAGAAACAAAACCGGGGTCACACCCTTTCGACGAG ATAATCTATTGCAGCCTCAGCAATCCACAATCCATGGGACAGCAGCCAAACAAGTTCTTCCGAGAG GTTCTTGCCTTGTGCGACTATCCCCATCTTCTAGAACAGAGTGAAACCAATTCCTTGTTCAG CTCCGATGCAATAGCAAGGGCACGGGAGATTCTAGACCTCTTTCCTGGGAGAGCAACAGGAGGATATAGTCACTGTCAG GTTCACATGATGATGCACCTACTGATACGGGATCAAAAAGATGGTATCCTCTGCCCAATTCCATCACATTCCTTGTACACAAGTTATATGGTTCTCCAGGGCGCTACTCTT GTGCCATATTACCTTGACGAATCCAGAGGCTGGGGAGTGAGCATATCAGATCTGAAGAAGCAGCTGGATGGTGCCCGATCAATGGGTGTCGTTGTGAGGGGACTTGTGGTTATAAATCCAGGCAACCCTACTGGACAT GTACTTATGGAGGAAAATCAGTGTGAAATTGTGGATTTCTGTAGGAATGAAGACCTTGTTCTTCTAGCAGATGAG GTTTATCAAGAAAATGTTTACACAGATGAAAAGAAATTTCACTCTTTCAAGAAAATAGCACGGTCCATGGGGTACGGCGAAGGAGACATATCTTTAGTGTCCTTCCATTCGATTTCTAATG GATATTATGGAGAATGTGGGAGAAGGGGAGGCTACATGGAAGTCACAGGCTTTAATTGTGAAGTAAAGAAACAAGTGTACAAAGTTGCATCCCTAAGCTCATGCTCCAACATCACTGGCCAGATCCTCATGAGCCTAGTCATGAACCCACCACAG GTTGGAGATGAGTCATACACCTCTTATCAGGCAGAAAGAGATAGCATCCTGTCATCTTTTGCTCGCTGTGCAGAG GCCATGGTGTGCACATTTAACCGTCTGGAAGGGGTTACTTGTAGCAAGGCTGAAGGAGCAATGTTTGTATTCCCTTCAGTTCGTCTGCCAAAGAAGGCAATTGCAGCTGCTGAGGAATGTAACACACAGCCAGATGCATTCTATGCTGTCCGCCTTCTTGAAACCACAGGGATCGTTGTTGTGCCTGGTTCTGTTTTTGGACAA ATACATGGCACATGGCATTTCAGATGCACAGTCCTGCCACAGGAAGAGAAGTTACCACTAATCATCTCCCGTTTTATGGCATTTCATGAAGTGTTCATGGAAGAATTTCGCGACTAA
- the LOC8063302 gene encoding alanine aminotransferase 2 isoform X1 has protein sequence MPPCALTVDSLNPKVLALADHLGGDAIARRAQCIQNEIETKPGSHPFDEIIYCSLSNPQSMGQQPNKFFREVLALCDYPHLLEQSETNSLFSSDAIARAREILDLFPGRATGGYSHCQGIEGLRNIIAAGIASRDNFPCDAEDIFLTDGAAPPVHMMMHLLIRDQKDGILCPIPSHSLYTSYMVLQGATLVPYYLDESRGWGVSISDLKKQLDGARSMGVVVRGLVVINPGNPTGHVLMEENQCEIVDFCRNEDLVLLADEVYQENVYTDEKKFHSFKKIARSMGYGEGDISLVSFHSISNGYYGECGRRGGYMEVTGFNCEVKKQVYKVASLSSCSNITGQILMSLVMNPPQVGDESYTSYQAERDSILSSFARCAEAMVCTFNRLEGVTCSKAEGAMFVFPSVRLPKKAIAAAEECNTQPDAFYAVRLLETTGIVVVPGSVFGQIHGTWHFRCTVLPQEEKLPLIISRFMAFHEVFMEEFRD, from the exons ATGCCTCCTTGCGCTCTCACCGTCGACTCCCTAAATCCAAAG GTGCTGGCGCTCGCGGATCACCTCGGCGGCGACGCCATTGCCCGCCGCGCGCAG tgcatccaaaatgagaTAGAAACAAAACCGGGGTCACACCCTTTCGACGAG ATAATCTATTGCAGCCTCAGCAATCCACAATCCATGGGACAGCAGCCAAACAAGTTCTTCCGAGAG GTTCTTGCCTTGTGCGACTATCCCCATCTTCTAGAACAGAGTGAAACCAATTCCTTGTTCAG CTCCGATGCAATAGCAAGGGCACGGGAGATTCTAGACCTCTTTCCTGGGAGAGCAACAGGAGGATATAGTCACTGTCAG GGTATTGAAGGTTTGCGCAATATAATCGCTGCTGGAATTGCCTCTCGAGATAATTTCCCATGTGATGCAGAGGACATTTTCCTGACAGATGGAGCAGCTCCACCG GTTCACATGATGATGCACCTACTGATACGGGATCAAAAAGATGGTATCCTCTGCCCAATTCCATCACATTCCTTGTACACAAGTTATATGGTTCTCCAGGGCGCTACTCTT GTGCCATATTACCTTGACGAATCCAGAGGCTGGGGAGTGAGCATATCAGATCTGAAGAAGCAGCTGGATGGTGCCCGATCAATGGGTGTCGTTGTGAGGGGACTTGTGGTTATAAATCCAGGCAACCCTACTGGACAT GTACTTATGGAGGAAAATCAGTGTGAAATTGTGGATTTCTGTAGGAATGAAGACCTTGTTCTTCTAGCAGATGAG GTTTATCAAGAAAATGTTTACACAGATGAAAAGAAATTTCACTCTTTCAAGAAAATAGCACGGTCCATGGGGTACGGCGAAGGAGACATATCTTTAGTGTCCTTCCATTCGATTTCTAATG GATATTATGGAGAATGTGGGAGAAGGGGAGGCTACATGGAAGTCACAGGCTTTAATTGTGAAGTAAAGAAACAAGTGTACAAAGTTGCATCCCTAAGCTCATGCTCCAACATCACTGGCCAGATCCTCATGAGCCTAGTCATGAACCCACCACAG GTTGGAGATGAGTCATACACCTCTTATCAGGCAGAAAGAGATAGCATCCTGTCATCTTTTGCTCGCTGTGCAGAG GCCATGGTGTGCACATTTAACCGTCTGGAAGGGGTTACTTGTAGCAAGGCTGAAGGAGCAATGTTTGTATTCCCTTCAGTTCGTCTGCCAAAGAAGGCAATTGCAGCTGCTGAGGAATGTAACACACAGCCAGATGCATTCTATGCTGTCCGCCTTCTTGAAACCACAGGGATCGTTGTTGTGCCTGGTTCTGTTTTTGGACAA ATACATGGCACATGGCATTTCAGATGCACAGTCCTGCCACAGGAAGAGAAGTTACCACTAATCATCTCCCGTTTTATGGCATTTCATGAAGTGTTCATGGAAGAATTTCGCGACTAA